Genomic window (Roseivirga sp. 4D4):
AGTCGGTTAGAACCTTTGTGGTGAAGCCAAAAGAAACAACAGCTGTAGACCCAATAACTTATAGTGAAGACCCTGAGAGTGAGTATTTCCAGCAGATGATGGAGGTTTACAATGCCAATAATGCTGCCAGAGAAGAGAATGGAGAACAACTATGGATTGCTGAATTCTGGAGTGATGACGTAGAAGGCCTAATGATGAGCCCTCCAGTAAGACAAGTGTCTATCGCGAATCAGTTGATCGAGCAGTATAACCTAAGTCTTGATGAATCTTTGGTTTTGTTCTTGAAGTTGGGTTTTGCCTTGAATGATGCTGCCGTAGCAGCTTGGAAGTACAAATATGAGTTTATGGTAATGAGGCCCAATGTCTTTATCCATGAGTTTATTGATCCAGATTATCAGACCAATCTATTTCGACTCGTTTTCTGGCCGAACCCTAGTTTTCCAAGCTATCCATCAGGTCACTCGACTTTCGCTTCTGCAGCGGGAGGCTTGTTCATCGATACTTTCGGCAATGCAACAGATTTTACCGACAGGACGCATGAGGGTAGGACGGAATTTGTTGGTACTCCAAGGACTTATCAAACTTTTGAGCAAATGGCCTATGAAAATGCCTTCTCAAGAGTTCCACTTGGCGTGCATATGAGTATGGACTGCGAAGAAGGCCTCCGTCTTGGATATGAAATTTCTGATGCAGTAAAGAATCTGGACTTATCGTCCACAAACCAGTAGTTTTTTTAATCATATAATCATGTCGATTTGGGTCCTCTTATGAGGGCCTTTTTTTATTTACGGTCTTTACTGTTTGAAACGAATTAATAAAGACTACTTTTAGGATTTATATATTTTAATTACTTTTAGGACTTAAATAAATTTCTATGGGTAAATATTCAATAGGAGAGTTCGAGGAGGTCATTCTACTTACAGTGGCTGTACTCTATGAAAATGCCTACGGTATATCGATTAAAGAAGACATTGAAAAGCGATTAGACCGAAAGGTTAGCGTAGGTGCTATGCGTACAGCGCTGAGTCGCCTGGAAAAGAAGGGTTTCCTGAAGTCTGAGTTTGGCGAAGCCACTGCGATTAGAGGTGGTAAGCGCAAACGCTTCTTTAGAGTAACACCTCACGGAAAGAAGGCATTAGATAAGGTAATGGAAGATAGAAAGAAGTTATGGGGCGCTATACCCTCGATGGCTTTCGATTTTAAAATCACATGAATAACTCATTCCAAACAGTTCTGCCAAAGCTGCCACTTCGGTTTTTGAAGTGGTTTTGCAGCCCCGATCTCATCGAGGATGTAGAGGGTGATTTGTCTGAACTGTTTGCCATTCGACAAGAGAAGAGCAAGGTCAAAGCAAGATTCTGGTTTTATCTGGATGTATTGCTACTCTTTCGCCCTGGTATTATTAAGCAAGTAGAATTCAACAAAGGTCTAAACCAATACAGTATGTTAAGCAACTATTTAAAAATCGCATTTAGGAATGCCCTCAGGTACAAGGGCTATACTTTTTTAAACCTCTTTGGTCTGGTCGTAGGAATTGCCTCGACCATGCTCGTTTTGATGTGGATTGACGATGAAAGAAGCATCGATAAATTTCATGAAAATGGGGATGAGATTTATCAAGTCTTCAGAAATATGAAGCAGTCTAATGGGATGGTGTCCACCACTACTTCTACCCCTAAGCCGCTTGGCGATTTGGTCAGAGATGAGTACTCCGAAGTGGATCAAGTAGTATGGCTCAGCCAGACAAGGGAGATTAAAATCCAACTGGAAGATCAGCTTATCGATGAGGGGGGCAGTTTTGCTAGTCCAGAAGTACTAGATATGTTCACCTTTGAAATGCTTCTGGGAGATGAGTCAACCGCCCTCTCTAACGTGAGTAATATCGTTATTGCTGAAAGCGTGGCCCTGAAGTACTTTGGTCAGAACTGGAGGAACGAGGCCATGGGGAAAATCTTAAGAATTGAAGACGCATTTGACGCCATAGTCAGTGGAGTTTTTAAGGACTTAGGTGATAAGTCTACCTTGGATTTCAATTGGCTTATGAATGCTCAGGTCTTCATCGGTGCTAATAGCTGGGTCAATGATTGGGGAAATGGGAGTTTCATGACCTTTATACGTATCAGTGATGAAAGCAAGGTTCAAACCGTTTCGGATAAGATCCTGATGGAAATTAAAGACCACACAGTGGGCAATCCAAATGCAGGTGATGAAGAGGTTATCATCTACAAGTTTGAAGACACCTATCTCTACTCAAAATTTGATAACGGTGTGGTTTCAGGAGGTAGAATCGATTTTGTAAGAATCATGACCATTGTAGCCATTTTCATATTGATTGTGGCCTGTATCAATTTCATGAATTTGACTACCGCCAGATCGAGTAGAAGGTCAAAGGAGATCGGGCTACGTAAGGTCATGGGTGCTCCAAGGAAATCGATTAGAACCCAGTTCTACTTCGAGGCTTTTTTATTAACCTTGATTGCCGTTGTGATCTCGGTGTTTGTAGTAATAATGGCAATGCCCTACTTCAACGATCTGGTGGGTAAACAATTGAGTATAGACTTTTCGGATCAAAGGACTTGGTATTTCCTTATAGGCCTGACTTTTTCAGTAGGACTTGTTTCAGGTAGTTACCCAGCAGTACTACTACCCGCGATTAGCATTGTTCAGTCCATCAAGGGGGCTATGAAGCAGCCCTCTTATGCAGCGTATTTTAGAAAAGGACTTGTAATCTTTCAGTTCGCGGTATCTACACTACTAATTATTGGAACTACTGTAGTTTACAAACAAATCGATTATGTGCTCAATAAGGATTTAGGACTTAATAAAGACAATCTTCTGGCTGTTGCTATTGACCAGGGTATTTTGGGTCGCTTAGATACTTACAAAAGCGAGTTGATGAGGTTGCCAGATGTCAAAGCCGTCAGTGCTGCCTCTGGAAACCCGCTGGATTATGGCAGATCGACAAGTTCTACGAATTGGGAAGGTAAAAATCCAGCAGATGGGTATGAAGTCAATGTCATGCTCACAGATGAAGACTTAATCTCTACCATGGGTATGGAAATGCTTAAAGGCCGAGATTTCTCTTTGCAACTTGAGGACTCCACCAATTTTATTATCAATGAAGTGGCTGCTGAAATGATGGGTTTCGATGATCCTCTGGGTAAAAAATTATCCTTCTGGGGGATTGATGGAAGAATCATAGGAGTAGTTAAAAACTTTCATATGAGAAACCTCTATGAACCCATTGCTCCATTAATTATAACCTGCATCGATCCACAGCGGTCTAATGTGGTGCTAGTAAGAATTGGGGACAATATGAGCGAAACCATTAGCGCTATAGAGAAAGTTACAGCTGGTCTAAGTCCTGACTCTGAGTTCGAATATCAGTTTATTGATGAGGCCTATGAGGAAAGCTACCGCAATGAAAAGACTGTGAGCAAACTAGCGAATATTTTTGCGCTTATCTCGATTTTGATTTCCAGCCTGGGGCTCTTTGGTCTAGCTTCTTATTCGGCTGAGCAAAGATCTCGAGAGATTGGGGTAAGAAAGGTACATGGGGCCTCAGTGCTACAAATCTTGATGCTTTTGTCTAAAGATTACTCTAAGCTTATTTTAATAGCCTTTGTTGTATCAGTACCTTTTGGATATATGGTGACACAAAACTGGCTCGATGACTTTGAGTTCAGAACCTCTCTGGATCCTCTGGTTTTCATTATCGCTGGCATTGTGGCTTTTCTGATCGGTGTACTTACAGTAGCTGCTAAATCTTATCAAGCGGCTTCTGTTAATCCTGTCCGTTCATTGAAGCAGGAGTAGTATAGGCATAGTGTCACTAACAGTGTCATCATCCTGCTCCGAAGGTTCGGAGCAGGATGATGTGAGTCTTTTATGACATAGACTAATTAAGGTCTCTTGAAAAAGAGGCCTTTTTTCGTGCTCAGGGCCCATTCTAAAAATTTTCTTAATTTTTTTTAGAAATAAAAGTAGGGCAGAGTCCGGTGGTCGCGGTGTAAGGGTAAATATTTCATCTTAAAACTAGAAAGCATGAAGAAGTTAAGATTTATATCACCCCTAATTGCAGTAGTATTCGCACTCGGTGTGTACTCTTGCGATAACGAAGAAGGAGCAGATCCTGCTTTAGATGATGATGCGTTGATTGCTGCCATAGAAGTGGCAAGTAATAAAGTGGAGGTAGACGCTGCTACACTGCCTCCAAGTTCAGTTTCAATTATTGAATCTGATTTTTCTGAAAGTGAAGTATCCAGCGTTGCGATGGCTCCCGATTTAGGGTTCTCAGTTACCCTGATGAGGGCCAGCGGTACAAGAGTAGGCGAAATAGTCGTGATATTCTTTGACCTGACCGGTAGAGAATTAAGATCTATCCGAGACTTTTTAAGTCGAAGAAGAAAGCGAAGACAAGCCAGAGACTGTTTCGATTTTGTGTTTCCGTTTTCTGTCACCGTCCCAGATGGTACTAGCATCACTTTAGAGAGTAAGTCTGATTGGAGACTCGTGAGAACCTGGTATAAGGAAAACCCAGATGCTGATGCGCGACCATCATTTGATTATCCAATAGACATTCTTTATGGCGATACGGTGATCACCATCAATAATAAGGAAGAGTTAATCAGAGCCCGAGCAAGTTGCGAGGTTGATACTGCCGATGGAAGATGCTTCGCCTTTAATTTCCCTATCAGCTTTATTATGCCTGATGAATCTGATATCGTTTTAGAATCACGAGCAGACTGGACGTTGATCAGACAATGGTACCGAGCCAATCCTGATGCGGAAGGAAGACCTGATCTTGTTTACCCTGTAGACATCACTTTCCAGGATGGCACTACAGTTACAGTAAATAGTGACGAAGAGATGCTTAGGGCTAGAGAAACCTGCGATAACTAGCAATTGTCTTAAAGTAGATGTTGTAGTTTAAGTTTAGTGTCGATTAGGGTAGTGCGGCCATTTGGCCGTACTACTTTAAATTATCATCCTTTGACCAAGCAAGATTTTAAAAAGTGTTTCGATAACTGGTTCGAAGAAATTCGAAACTATGTGAACTACCGCTGCTGCGATTCAGAGCTGGCAACGGATATCGTTCAGGAAGCATTCGTGAAGCTGTGGGAGAAGGATTTTGAATACCAAGGGGATAGAACGAAGGGTTTGATCTACAAAATGGCCAATGACCTGTGGATCAATCACTATAGAAAGACAAAGACAGAGCGTAAATATCGATTGTCACTTTCTTGGAAAGAAGGTAGTCATGAAACGGAGAATGATGTTAATTATAAGGAGCTAAAAGGTCAGTATGAAAAGGCCTTGTCAGGCTTATCGGAGAAACGAAGAGCGGTTTTTTTAATGAGCAGAATGGAGGATCTAAAGTATACTGAAATCGCTGAAAGATTAGAGATATCTGTCAAAGCCGTTGAAAAGCGGATGACGTTGGCTTTGCAAGAATTAAGACAAGTGTTGAATCATGGAAAATAATAAGCGAGATAAGGATTTGACCTCGGCTGAAGAGCAAAAGCTCTTCTCGAAGCTGGAGTTTTCTTATGCCAAGTCAAAAGATGACGTTTGGGCAGGCTTAAATGATTTGATTGGTGAGGAGACTAAGGAGGAACTGCCTGTCAAGGAAGGCAAATTGGTTCGAATGAATTGGGTTTCTATGAGTATCGCGGCTTCCATGGTATTACTTCTGACTTATGGGCTTTTTGCCAGGTTCTATACTAAAACCGTTGAGGTAGGGGCGGGAGAATTTACAAGCCATGTATTGCCGGATGGTTCACAAGTACATTTGAATGCGGCATCTTCCATAAAATACGCTCCTTACTGGTGGAAATTTAATCGAAAGGTCAAATTAAACGGTGAAGCCTTTTTTGAAGTCGAAAAGGGAGAGCGATTTACCGTCTACTCTAGCCTTGGAACCACAGAGGTCTTAGGAACAAAGTTTAATATTTATGCGCGTGGTTTAGATTACGAAGTTTATTGCGAAAGTGGAAAGGTTGGGGTCAGTAATGAGTTTTCAGATCAGGTGGTATTACTTCCTGGGGAGTCAGTAAAACTAAATATTGAACGACTTGAAAAAGAAGATGCAAACGCTGAGAAAGAAGCCATACTGGCCTGGAGAAATAATGAGTTTAACTACAATACAACCCCTTTTTCAAAGGTGTTCTCTGATTTAGAGAGACATTATGGGGTTAGGATAGAATTGGAAGATGAGAGCATTGCAAATGAAGAATATACAGGTGTAATAGAAAGGCCTAAATCGGCAATTGAGGCGCTGAAGACGATTCTGGTAGGTTATAATCTGGCTCCATCAGAAAAAGGTCGTCAGACCTATTTGATCAAAAGAAAATGACTTGACACGACTTACGATCATGCTGGTTCTGACTTTGTTTTGTATGACAAAGTCAATTGCACAATCTATTCGTCTTGATTATCAGGACGAATTGTTGAATGAAATTCTATTGGATTTAAACGATCGCTACGATGTCCAGATTTCTATCAACTCTAAACTATCCAATGCCTGCTCCATTACGATCAGTGAGACCTTTTCAAGCATTGATCTGGCATTAGAAGCACTGGGCGCTCGATGTAATCTTGAGGTTGTGCGCATTGGTGAAGTCTATGCTTTTCGAGTGTATGAGGCGCCTGAAGAAGAGCCAAAGCGGACAACGTATTTGTTTCAAGGCGTGGCTTTGGAGCAAGATTCTGGAGAACCTTTGCCCTTTGCAATCCTCAGTACTTCTGATAGGAACCTAATCACCGATGAAAACGGAAGGTTCTCCTTTAAGTCATTCCTTTCAGAGCAAAAAGTCAAGCTTAGAAGCTTGGGGTATCACGAACAAGATACATTACTCCAGTCAGGAGAAGCATTGCAGATAAGCTTAAAGCCCAGAGTAACTACTTTAGATGACGTAGTCGTCACCGGCAACCGAGGAAGTGCACCTGTAACGAATATTGGGCAAAAGAGCGGCTACATTCAATTGAATGATGTGGGAAACAACCTGGTGCCTGGCCTTAGCAATAACTTGGTCTTCAACAACCTGAGACAATACCCTGGTATTACAGCCGCGGGCGAATCGATTGCGGACTTTGTGATTTGGGGATCTTATGCCGGACAAAATCATGTGATCTACGATGGTATCAGTCTTTTCAATAGCTGGGGTATCAATGACGATATGGGGAGAGTAAACCCCTATATGATCAAGCATGTGGAGGTGTATAAAGGAGGCTATAATGTCCCTTATGGGGATAGGGTCGGAGGCGTGGTTATGATTGACGGCAAGTTCGGCAATACCACTCAACTAGAGGCAGGAGGTAGTCTTACGAATCAACTTGTCAGTGCCTATGTGAATATCCCCTTGTTCAATGGTTCGTCCGCTTTCCAAATTGCAGGTAGAAAGACATTGTCAGAGGAGCTAGATCTGGCGTCAGGCTTTGATGGTGATACTACGCTGATCGTGCCAGGGTACAGTTATAACGATTTGCACCTCAAGTTTTCCTCTAACCTAAGTCAAAATGATCGCTTAGAGGTGAGTTCTGTGATTAGTACTGATTCTTACCAGGGAACCCTGAGAACAAGGGTCACACGACAACCTGTTTTTCAAGGTGTTAAAGTCAACTCCGAACAGATTGGTACTTCGTTGAAGTATGTAAGAAGCTGGTCAAATGGAGGGCTTTCTTCCGTGATTTTATCCAGAAGCAGGTATTCCCCTAAACTGGTTACAAATTACTTTGTGGATAGAAATGTCTTTTCTCCTGTCAGAGAACTCAGAGCCGACAATTGGACCAACCTGATCGTAGAAAACCGAAGCCGGATCACACATACATTTGCCGCTACAAAGGCGCATCAGTTCCAATTGAACCTTGAATATATCGATAATGAGGCCTCTTTTGGTGCAAGTGAAGGAGATAATATTGTAGATACTTCCATCGAGGAACTTAGCAGGGTCTCAGTTTATGGGTATGATCAGATTCAATGGTCAAATAACTTCTCGATACAAGTTGGACTAAAAGCGGAATTACCCTCTGAAGGTAGTGAGGTCTACTGGCAACCGAGAGTGAATGCCAGGGTTGACCTTTCAAAAAAGTGGAATGCACATATAGGTTGGGGAATTTACAATCAGTTTATCTCCAGAAACTCTGTGGTCGATGAATTGGGGAATAGAGCAGATGTCTGGCAAGTATCGAACGGGTCTTCCATTCCGGTATTAGAGTCGGTTCATAATGTAGTGGGTGTTGGGTTCCGAGATGAAGATTTTGAAATGAGTCTTGAAGCTTTTTATAAAACTACGAATGGGTTTACGAGATACTTCGTCAGTCGTAGGAGAGAATCGTTTATTGGTGAGGGGGATTCCAAAGCGAAGGGTATTGATCTTTTTGCCAGAAAGCACATTGGCAATCATGTGATCTGGCTTTCATATTCACTTTCAGAAGTCGAGGAGAGGTTTGGAGTTGATGATAGAAAAAGCGCCTACAGAGATGCCCCTCAAAACCAGTTGCATGAGCTTAAAGCCGCTGTTATTCTGAATCTAAATCCCTTTGAATTATCAATGACTAATGTTTATGGGTCAGGTTTCTCCAACAATACTTTTGCCTGGAACCGACAAGATTTCGAGCCCTATTGGAGAACCGATCTGGCACTTCAATACCGTTTTCAATCCATGAAAAGAAACCTAGAGGCCGGAGTGTCTATTTTGAACCTATTCAATAACCGAAACGTGAGATTAAACCAATCAGTGAGTGTTCCTGGTGGCGATGTTATCAATACTGTGGGGGTTCCTTTTACGCCTACTCTGTATCTGAATGTCGGGATACGCTAGTCATTTAATCTCGGCAGGTGAGCTGCTGCCTGCAATAATCTTGGGGCCTTCACTCGTCATTTTCCAAAACCTGATAAACCGAAATTTTCCTTGAATTGGGTTCTCCTGATAGCTACCTCTCAAGTGCGCTAGGACGGAGACAGAAACAGTTTCACCCATTTCACTAATTTCTTGATCGCTGGTTTGTAGGTCGTGGACCTTCATCTGGCCAGAGCGATAATTTTGAAGTTCCTGACTTTTTGTAATCACTTCTCCAGTCGGTATCGCAAAACTCATTTCATCATGTAATAGCGTCTCAAGCAATGCACAATCGGCCTGGATCATGGCCTTTTTAAGGAGCTCTTCGGCATCAATGACTTGTTCTTTGTAAGACATATTACTGACTAATATCTCTAAGGTCTTTTTTAAAGGTTTCAAGCCTTGAATCTTGGTTTTTCTCGGCCAATTCTATGGCTTTTATGTAGTATTTCCTTGCCTCGCTCAGATTACCTTCGGCTCTAAAGGCATCGCCCATTCCGTTGACAGGACGCGCATTCTCAGGGAATCGTTGAATCAGCCTTTCATAAATCACTTTGGCACCATCTGGCTTGCTATGTTTTAGATAAAACTCCGCATATCTAGTGTTC
Coding sequences:
- a CDS encoding vanadium-dependent haloperoxidase gives rise to the protein MKKAKNQLIYLIMILAVAFQSCDNQDGLDIETTVGETNEDLSLEGNELARAWTDLFLELERFSAGRPNASARATAYIYLAAYETVVPGMTDNTSNEDRLDGLRIRQSEMADEISFRLALNTCFAQVIEHFLINVTDDRTSAINALETEFENTLSTGLTEEVIEDSKAWGQYIAEQVIDYSQTDKDAEEQILEPQPTSYEPPTGEGFWTYSADPERALFPYWESVRTFVVKPKETTAVDPITYSEDPESEYFQQMMEVYNANNAAREENGEQLWIAEFWSDDVEGLMMSPPVRQVSIANQLIEQYNLSLDESLVLFLKLGFALNDAAVAAWKYKYEFMVMRPNVFIHEFIDPDYQTNLFRLVFWPNPSFPSYPSGHSTFASAAGGLFIDTFGNATDFTDRTHEGRTEFVGTPRTYQTFEQMAYENAFSRVPLGVHMSMDCEEGLRLGYEISDAVKNLDLSSTNQ
- a CDS encoding PadR family transcriptional regulator → MGKYSIGEFEEVILLTVAVLYENAYGISIKEDIEKRLDRKVSVGAMRTALSRLEKKGFLKSEFGEATAIRGGKRKRFFRVTPHGKKALDKVMEDRKKLWGAIPSMAFDFKIT
- a CDS encoding FtsX-like permease family protein; its protein translation is MNNSFQTVLPKLPLRFLKWFCSPDLIEDVEGDLSELFAIRQEKSKVKARFWFYLDVLLLFRPGIIKQVEFNKGLNQYSMLSNYLKIAFRNALRYKGYTFLNLFGLVVGIASTMLVLMWIDDERSIDKFHENGDEIYQVFRNMKQSNGMVSTTTSTPKPLGDLVRDEYSEVDQVVWLSQTREIKIQLEDQLIDEGGSFASPEVLDMFTFEMLLGDESTALSNVSNIVIAESVALKYFGQNWRNEAMGKILRIEDAFDAIVSGVFKDLGDKSTLDFNWLMNAQVFIGANSWVNDWGNGSFMTFIRISDESKVQTVSDKILMEIKDHTVGNPNAGDEEVIIYKFEDTYLYSKFDNGVVSGGRIDFVRIMTIVAIFILIVACINFMNLTTARSSRRSKEIGLRKVMGAPRKSIRTQFYFEAFLLTLIAVVISVFVVIMAMPYFNDLVGKQLSIDFSDQRTWYFLIGLTFSVGLVSGSYPAVLLPAISIVQSIKGAMKQPSYAAYFRKGLVIFQFAVSTLLIIGTTVVYKQIDYVLNKDLGLNKDNLLAVAIDQGILGRLDTYKSELMRLPDVKAVSAASGNPLDYGRSTSSTNWEGKNPADGYEVNVMLTDEDLISTMGMEMLKGRDFSLQLEDSTNFIINEVAAEMMGFDDPLGKKLSFWGIDGRIIGVVKNFHMRNLYEPIAPLIITCIDPQRSNVVLVRIGDNMSETISAIEKVTAGLSPDSEFEYQFIDEAYEESYRNEKTVSKLANIFALISILISSLGLFGLASYSAEQRSREIGVRKVHGASVLQILMLLSKDYSKLILIAFVVSVPFGYMVTQNWLDDFEFRTSLDPLVFIIAGIVAFLIGVLTVAAKSYQAASVNPVRSLKQE
- a CDS encoding RNA polymerase sigma factor, coding for MTKQDFKKCFDNWFEEIRNYVNYRCCDSELATDIVQEAFVKLWEKDFEYQGDRTKGLIYKMANDLWINHYRKTKTERKYRLSLSWKEGSHETENDVNYKELKGQYEKALSGLSEKRRAVFLMSRMEDLKYTEIAERLEISVKAVEKRMTLALQELRQVLNHGK
- a CDS encoding FecR family protein, whose amino-acid sequence is MENNKRDKDLTSAEEQKLFSKLEFSYAKSKDDVWAGLNDLIGEETKEELPVKEGKLVRMNWVSMSIAASMVLLLTYGLFARFYTKTVEVGAGEFTSHVLPDGSQVHLNAASSIKYAPYWWKFNRKVKLNGEAFFEVEKGERFTVYSSLGTTEVLGTKFNIYARGLDYEVYCESGKVGVSNEFSDQVVLLPGESVKLNIERLEKEDANAEKEAILAWRNNEFNYNTTPFSKVFSDLERHYGVRIELEDESIANEEYTGVIERPKSAIEALKTILVGYNLAPSEKGRQTYLIKRK
- a CDS encoding TonB-dependent receptor plug domain-containing protein; translation: MTKSIAQSIRLDYQDELLNEILLDLNDRYDVQISINSKLSNACSITISETFSSIDLALEALGARCNLEVVRIGEVYAFRVYEAPEEEPKRTTYLFQGVALEQDSGEPLPFAILSTSDRNLITDENGRFSFKSFLSEQKVKLRSLGYHEQDTLLQSGEALQISLKPRVTTLDDVVVTGNRGSAPVTNIGQKSGYIQLNDVGNNLVPGLSNNLVFNNLRQYPGITAAGESIADFVIWGSYAGQNHVIYDGISLFNSWGINDDMGRVNPYMIKHVEVYKGGYNVPYGDRVGGVVMIDGKFGNTTQLEAGGSLTNQLVSAYVNIPLFNGSSAFQIAGRKTLSEELDLASGFDGDTTLIVPGYSYNDLHLKFSSNLSQNDRLEVSSVISTDSYQGTLRTRVTRQPVFQGVKVNSEQIGTSLKYVRSWSNGGLSSVILSRSRYSPKLVTNYFVDRNVFSPVRELRADNWTNLIVENRSRITHTFAATKAHQFQLNLEYIDNEASFGASEGDNIVDTSIEELSRVSVYGYDQIQWSNNFSIQVGLKAELPSEGSEVYWQPRVNARVDLSKKWNAHIGWGIYNQFISRNSVVDELGNRADVWQVSNGSSIPVLESVHNVVGVGFRDEDFEMSLEAFYKTTNGFTRYFVSRRRESFIGEGDSKAKGIDLFARKHIGNHVIWLSYSLSEVEERFGVDDRKSAYRDAPQNQLHELKAAVILNLNPFELSMTNVYGSGFSNNTFAWNRQDFEPYWRTDLALQYRFQSMKRNLEAGVSILNLFNNRNVRLNQSVSVPGGDVINTVGVPFTPTLYLNVGIR
- a CDS encoding nuclear transport factor 2 family protein, whose amino-acid sequence is MSYKEQVIDAEELLKKAMIQADCALLETLLHDEMSFAIPTGEVITKSQELQNYRSGQMKVHDLQTSDQEISEMGETVSVSVLAHLRGSYQENPIQGKFRFIRFWKMTSEGPKIIAGSSSPAEIK